The following proteins come from a genomic window of Asterias amurensis chromosome 15, ASM3211899v1:
- the LOC139947864 gene encoding cholecystokinin receptor type A-like has product MENASIQVIVELLPVDVNKTSLFTYGERVGVAIVLLIIFVLGTLGNSIVILAVALSKDLHTIPNVFVVSLAIADLCYCLLLPSSSVIPLLSRVPWRSETLCFLSALMAYTSVGASLYNLACIALNRLLVIRGPAKARKWLFTTKKIAIMVAGTWAIPLAAILVPLPFGIGALGLDKQDNTCSDIDTHPRSIEYHLIQVFCFYPLPLMILIISYSLLFFHVHYSFKHRRESFKLTHQEMSDFRTDDDTMQDKLKARFKKRTNRQQLQITKNLFIVSCVFVVCGAPYSVALLTTSNARILLFLSVLFTFNSCVNPILYTVNHSRFKVVILCILRCRLKDIPKPSALLVSLRATFCRV; this is encoded by the coding sequence ATGGAGAATGCTAGCATCCAGGTCATCGTGGAGTTATTACCCGTGGACGTTAATAAAACATCGCTATTCACTTACGGAGAAAGAGTAGGGGTTGCAATCGTGCTTCTGATTATCTTCGTTCTTGGTACACTGGGCAATAGTATCGTCATCTTGGCTGTTGCCCTATCTAAGGATTTACACACTATTCCTAACGTGTTTGTAGTGAGTCTTGCTATTGCAGATCTCTGTTATTGTCTTCTACTTCCTTCAAGTTCGGTGATACCTTTACTTTCTAGGGTCCCATGGCGCTCCGAGACTCTTTGCTTCCTCTCAGCACTGATGGCGTACACCAGCGTCGGGGCAAGCCTGTACAATCTTGCCTGCATCGCTCTCAACCGCCTATTGGTAATTAGAGGACCAGCGAAGGCTCGCAAATGGTTATTCACAACGAAGAAGATTGCCATTATGGTGGCTGGTACGTGGGCCATCCCTCTGGCAGCCATATTGGTTCCACTACCCTTTGGGATCGGTGCTTTGGGACTTGATAAGCAAGATAACACATGCAGTGACATTGACACCCACCCTCGGTCCATTGAGTATCATTTGATCCAGGTGTTCTGTTTTTATCCCCTACCACTTATGATCCTTATAATCAGCTactctttgttattttttcacgTACATTATAGTTTCAAGCATCGTCGGGAATCATTCAAACTAACCCATCAAGAGATGTCTGACTTTCGAACAGACGATGACACGATGCAAGACAAACTTAAAGCGCGTTTTAAGAAGCGCACAAACCGACAACAACTGCAGATCACCAAAAATCTGTTCATTGTTTCCTGCGTATTCGTTGTGTGTGGTGCCCCGTATTCAGTTGCTCTACTAACAACTTCGAACGCAAGAATCCTGCTGTTTCTCTCTgtgttgtttacatttaacaGCTGTGTCAATCCTATATTATACACTGTCAACCATTCCAGATTCAAGGTAGTTATTCTATGCATCTTAAGATGCAGACTGAAGGATATACCTAAACCGTCTGCTCTTCTTGTGTCTCTCCGTGCAACATTCTGTCGAGTATAA